One window from the genome of Drosophila yakuba strain Tai18E2 unplaced genomic scaffold, Prin_Dyak_Tai18E2_2.1 Segkk11_quiver_pilon_scaf, whole genome shotgun sequence encodes:
- the LOC120322161 gene encoding uncharacterized protein LOC120322161 — translation MPENRRYGLVITNQSSDADGVDTVALIVNANRRRCNAALFFLLVTGISSGAAVCHHRLHTSTLANMTFDSSMLVVCEDEETAQWVMSAVHGMCPPHSCQPLIEFFGFLRT, via the exons ATGCCCGAGAACCGGCGATACGGTCTGGTGATAACAAACCAGAGTTCGGACGCGGACGGTGTGGACACCGTTGCCCTAATTGTGAACGCCAACCGACGCCGATGC AATGCCGCGCTGTTCTTCTTACTTGTAACGGGGATTTCAtctggcgctgctgtttgcCACCATAGGCTTCATACCTCAACCTTAGCTAACATG ACGTTCGACTCCAGCATGCTAGTGGTCTGCGAGGATGAGGAAACCGCCCAATGGGTCATGTCAGCCGTCCATGGTATGTGCCCGCCGCACTCCTGCCAGCCCTTAATCGAGTTCTTCGGCTTCCTGAGGACGTGA
- the LOC26535665 gene encoding uncharacterized protein LOC26535665: MPENRRYGLVITNQSSDADGVDTIALIVNANRRRCNAALFFLLVTGISSGAAVCHHRLHTSTLANMTFDSSMLVVCEDEETAQWVMSAVYGMCPPHSCQPLIEFFGLLRT, from the exons ATGCCCGAGAACCGGCGATACGGTCTGGTGATAACAAACCAGAGTTCGGACGCGGACGGTGTGGACACCATTGCCCTAATTGTGAACGCCAACCGACGCCGATGC AATGCCGCGCTGTTCTTCTTACTTGTAACGGGGATTTCAtctggcgctgctgtttgcCACCATAGGCTTCATACCTCAACCTTAGCTAACATG ACGTTCGACTCCAGCATGCTAGTGGTCTGCGAGGATGAGGAAACCGCCCAATGGGTCATGTCAGCCGTCTATGGTATGTGCCCGCCGCACTCCTGCCAGCCCTTAATCGAGTTCTTCGGCCTCCTGAGGACGTGA
- the LOC6539683 gene encoding uncharacterized protein LOC6539683: MASGDAVNYPKKKSTEPIYNQDGFSEYDIQRPCSSAFRTVNEPHPNPIPSKFRIDNVVPDFGLEENSNVLPKNWQMPPPSSSSIVKSRRCPKEGKISPNVRQTVPKPTVDTEPSPLTPIKGPLVDEYDTDLLSSEDIWKLCMDAKKGLIKPSDAIWPLFCMEYLEPSKTPPPSLTESQNSNEFPPKTVRVDKNRYKKNSFETGFERKVGKDEWRVLDQWIESEGLNGSYNDIEESDSKGKVDSDAKKPRILDNEDVAFASCTIGIEEQRALKEWIKSEGLNEPHSDIEEFDMLLSLAREHEKNRDLLLELLKPKDLLSQERDVWKKFSPKVFETLQEPDSVEPKLPEAEEATQSWLQQCSEIISQQVQLLIYEDGSNNPTAAEPEAIDFETEISEEQMKPRVLGESNRNVSAETGWQNSFTVFLEDFEYIIDQTMTEFRDPQAKRLRSKWNQQFGSKSVENLRRCLLLPPLPDHLDQCLQRIRILRRPKRRKVEEFRMHVDMNFCKMYCTLSMNTNLDLQNTVRFLRNAVYKNDIDVIQIRYEATQIAWIWSDGSSLNNYIFKE; encoded by the exons ATGGCCAGCGGTGATGCGGTAAACTATCCTAAGAAAAAGAGCACAGAACCCATCTACAATCAAGATGGCTTTTCGGAATATGATATCCAAAGACCGTGCTCCAG cGCTTTTCGAACCGTAAATGAACCGCACCCAAACCCCATACCCTCCAAGTTCCGCATCGACAATGTTGTTCCGGACTTTGGACTCGAGGAGAATTCTAACGTGCTTCCcaaaaactggcaaatgcCACCTCCAAGTTCATCAAGCATTGTCAAGAGTCGACGATGCCCCAAAGAAGGAAAAATATCTCCAAATGTGCGTCAAACTGTTCCAAAACCTACCGTCGATACAGAACCCTCACCGCTGACACCCATCAAGGGGCCTTTGGTGGATGAGTATGATACAGATCTGTTGTCGTCAGAGGATATTTGGAAGCTCTGTATGGATGCGAAGAAGGGGCTTATAAAGCCCTCGGATGCTAtatggcctttgttttgcatggAGTATTTGGAGCCTTCCAAAACTCCACCTCCGAGTTTAACGGAATCTCAAAACTCCAATGAATTTCCTCCGAAAACAGTTCGAGTTGACAAAAACCGAtataaaaagaattcttttgaAACTGGTTTTGAGAGGAAAGTCGGAAAAGATGAGTGGCGGGTCTTGGATCAGTGGATAGAATCGGAGGGGCTCAACGGATCCTATAATGATATAGAAGAATCGGATTCAAAGGGAAAGGTCGATAGTGACGCCAAGAAGCCTCGGATTCTGGACAATGAAGATGTCGCCTTTGCTAGCTGCACCATTGGAATCGAAGAGCAGCGGGCACTCAAGGAATGGATAAAATCGGAGGGCCTCAACGAACCCCACAGTGATATAGAAGAGTTTGATATGTTATTAAGCCTAGCAAGAGAACATGAGAAGAATCGGGATCTTCTGCTTGAGTTACTAAAGCCCAAGGATCTTCTCTCCCAGGAAAGGGatgtttggaaaaagttttctccAAAGGTGTTCGAAACGCTGCAGGAACCTGATTCAGTAGAGCCTAAATT GCCCGAGGCTGAGGAAGCTACCCAGAGTTGGCTACAGCAATGCAGTGAAATCATTTCCCAACAAGTGCAACTCCTCATCTATGAGGACGGTTCCAACAATCCAACTGCTGCAGAACCAGAGGCCATTGACTTCGAAACCGAGATCAGCGAGGAGCAAATGAAGCCCCGAGTTCTGGGAGAAAGCAACAGAAATGTCTCAGCGGAGACTGGATGGCAGAACAGCTTCACAGTTTTCCTCGAGGACTTCGAGTACATCATTGACCAAACCATGACGGAGTTCAGGGACCCCCAAGCTAAGAGACTCCGCTCAAAGTGGAACCAGCAGTTTGGATCAAAATCGGTGGAGAATTTGAGGAGATGTCTTCTGCTTCCGCCTCTGCCAGATCACTTGGACCAGTGCCTCCAGAGGATTAGAATCCTAAGGCGTCCCAAAAGGCGCAAGGTCGAGGAATTTCGCATGCACGTCGATatgaatttttgcaaaatgtattGCACACTGAGTATGAATACGAACTTGGATCTGCAAAATACGGTTAGGTTCCTAAGAAACGCCGTTTACAAAAACGACATCGATGTGATCCAAATCCGGTATGAGGCCACACAGATAGCTTGGATTTGGTCCGATGGCA GCAGCCTAAACAATTATATCTTTAAGGAATAG
- the LOC6539679 gene encoding uncharacterized protein LOC6539679: MPRTSLFDVDDDQQFLKMASGDAVHYPKKKSTEPIYNQDGFSEYDIQRPCSSAFRTENEPHPNPIPSKFRIDNVVPDFGLEENSNVLPKNWQMPPPSSSSIVKSRRCPNEGKISPNVRQTVPKPTVDTEPSPLTPIKGPLVDEYDTEMLSSEDIWKLCMDAKKGLIKPSDAIWPLFCMEYLEPSKTPPPSLTESQNSNEFPPKTVRVDKNRYKKNSFETGFERKVGKDEWRVLDQWIESEGLNGSYNDVEESDSKGKVDSDAKKPRILDNEDVAFASFTIGIEEERAINGSHNDIEDSDSKGKVDSDAKKPRILDNEDVAFASCTIGIEEQRALKEWIKSEGLNEPHSDIEEFDMLLSLARDHEKNHDLLMELLKPKDLISQEKDVWKKFSPKVFEMPQKPDSVEPELWKPPPNEKVSVENIPEKEPEKATEFIVEKPEKPVILEVKDIKTLPPRPEAEEATQSWLQQCSEIISQQVQLLIYEDGSNNPTAAEPEAIDFETEISEEQMKPRVLGESNRNVSAETGWQNSFTVFLEDFEYIIDQTMTEFRDPQAKRLRSKWNQQFGSKSVENLRRCLLLPPLPDHLDQCLQRIRILRRPKRRKVEEFRMHVDMNFCKMYCTLSMNTNLDLQNTVRFLRNAVYKNDIDVIQIRYEATQIAWIWSDGSVLIINGRGHAMLAETQRDLIFRTLGRANFKADPSNKLLHLRLISCAHFPFGISLPVFTALSVFSPEPHMQYVYYVDKAVPGVAARVHETGMVQVFAMTTVEADNMLKKLYLLTANHRKATKDVIKKKPMDYD, encoded by the exons ATGCCACGTACTTCTTTATTTGATGTAGATGATGACCAACAGTTTCTTAAAATGGCCAGCGGTGATGCGGTACACTATCCTAAGAAAAAGAGCACAGAACCCATCTACAATCAAGATGGCTTTTCGGAATATGATATCCAAAGACCGTGCTCCAG cGCTTTTCGAACCGAAAATGAACCGCACCCAAACCCCATACCCTCCAAGTTCCGCATCGACAATGTTGTTCCGGACTTTGGACTCGAGGAGAATTCTAACGTGCTTCCcaaaaactggcaaatgcCACCTCCAAGCTCATCAAGCATTGTCAAGAGTCGACGATGCCCCAACGAAGGAAAAATATCTCCAAATGTGCGTCAAACTGTTCCAAAACCTACCGTCGATACAGAACCCTCACCGCTGACACCCATCAAGGGGCCTTTGGTGGATGAGTATGATACAGAAATGTTGTCGTCAGAGGATATTTGGAAGCTCTGTATGGATGCGAAGAAGGGGCTTATAAAGCCCTCGGATGCTAtatggcctttgttttgcatggAGTATTTGGAGCCTTCCAAAACTCCACCTCCGAGTTTAACGGAATCTCAAAACTCCAATGAATTTCCTCCGAAAACAGTTCGAGTTGACAAAAACCGAtataaaaagaattcttttgaAACTGGTTTTGAGAGGAAAGTCGGAAAAGATGAGTGGCGGGTCTTGGATCAGTGGATAGAATCGGAGGGGCTCAACGGATCCTATAATGATGTAGAAGAATCGGATTCAAAGGGAAAGGTCGATAGTGACGCCAAGAAGCCTCGGATTCTGGACAATGAAGATGTCGCCTTTGCTAGCTTCACCATTGGAATCGAAGAGGAGCGGGCCATCAACGGATCCCATAATGATATAGAAGATTCGGATTCAAAGGGAAAGGTCGATAGTGACGCCAAGAAGCCTCGGATTCTGGACAATGAAGATGTCGCCTTTGCTAGCTGCACCATTGGAATCGAAGAGCAGCGGGCACTCAAGGAATGGATAAAATCGGAGGGCCTCAACGAACCCCACAGTGATATAGAAGAGTTTGATATGTTATTAAGCCTAGCCAGAGATCATGAGAAGAATCATGATCTTCTGATGGAGTTACTAAAGCCCAAGGATCTTATCTCCCAGGAAAAGGatgtttggaaaaagttttctccAAAGGTGTTCGAAATGCCGCAGAAACCTGATTCCGTAGAGCCTGAGTTGTGGAAACCCCCACCCAACGAAAAGGTTTCCGTTGAAAATATTCCAGAAAAGGAACCAGAGAAAGCAACTGAATTCATTgtggaaaaaccagaaaagccAGTTATCCTCGAGGTCAAAGACATTAAAACATTGCCCCCGAGGCCCGAGGCTGAGGAAGCTACCCAGAGTTGGCTACAGCAATGCAGTGAAATCATTTCCCAACAAGTGCAACTCCTCATCTATGAGGACGGTTCCAACAATCCAACTGCTGCAGAACCAGAGGCCATTGACTTCGAAACCGAGATCAGCGAGGAGCAAATGAAGCCCCGAGTCCTGGGAGAAAGCAACAGAAATGTATCAGCGGAGACTGGATGGCAGAATAGCTTCACAGTTTTCCTCGAGGACTTCGAGTACATCATTGACCAAACCATGACGGAGTTCAGGGACCCCCAAGCTAAGAGACTGCGCTCAAAGTGGAACCAGCAGTTCGGATCAAAATCGGTGGAGAATTTGAGGAGATGTCTTCTGCTTCCGCCTCTGCCAGATCACTTGGACCAGTGCCTCCAGAGGATTAGAATCCTAAGGCGTCCCAAAAGGCGCAAGGTCGAGGAATTTCGCATGCACGTCGATatgaatttttgcaaaatgtattGCACACTGAGTATGAATACGAACTTGGATCTGCAAAATACGGTTAGGTTCCTAAGAAACGCCGTTTACAAAAACGACATCGATGTGATCCAAATCCGGTATGAGGCCACACAGATAGCTTGGATTTGGTCCGATGGCAGTGTCTTGATAATCAATGGAAGAGGCCATGCGATGCTTGCCGAAACACAAAGGGATCTGATATTTAGGACCCTTGGGAGGGCGAACTTCAAAGCCGACCCCTCAAACAAGCTTCTACATCTGCGTCTCATTTCCTGCGCCCACTTTCCATTTGGGATCTCTTTGCCGGTGTTCACTGCGTTAAGCGTTTTTTCTCCAGAGCCCCATATGCAGTATGTCTACTACGTGGACAAGGCAGTTCCCGGGGTGGCGGCCCGTGTTCATGAGACGGGAATGGTCCAGGTGTTTGCCATGACCACGGTTGAGGCGGATAATATGCTGAAGAAACTGTACCTTCTTACGGCCAATCACCGAAAGGCCACCAAAGACGTCATCAAAAAGAAACCAATGGACTAcgactga